The Chloroflexia bacterium SDU3-3 genome has a segment encoding these proteins:
- a CDS encoding dynein regulation protein LC7 translates to MATRQEQLIAVLERLAQNAGTDVTGAVVVSTDGIVLASKMASDVNADRVGAVAATMIGVTKRVSGELKIGTTEETIIKADSGLFMVLPAGEQSLLAVNLRQGANLGMVRIEARDSAAVIARIL, encoded by the coding sequence ATGGCAACACGTCAAGAGCAGCTCATTGCCGTCCTTGAGCGGTTGGCGCAGAACGCGGGCACCGATGTCACTGGTGCGGTGGTCGTCAGCACCGATGGTATTGTCCTCGCCTCCAAGATGGCGAGCGACGTCAATGCCGATCGTGTCGGCGCGGTGGCCGCCACCATGATCGGTGTGACTAAGCGCGTCTCGGGCGAGCTAAAGATCGGCACCACCGAGGAGACCATCATCAAGGCCGACAGCGGGCTGTTCATGGTGCTGCCCGCTGGCGAGCAGAGCCTGCTGGCGGTCAACCTCCGCCAGGGTGCCAATCTGGGCATGGTCCGCATCGAGGCTCGCGATTCCGCTGCTGTGATTGCACGTATTCTTTAA